One segment of Geminicoccaceae bacterium DNA contains the following:
- a CDS encoding ammonium transporter, translating to MPIRNRYSGLKGWTVPPLAAIPALLWGVAANAQDVGEAVAAAAPTGVTPEVAYILNTFLFLVAGFLVMFMAAGFAMLEAGLVRKRSVGVQCLKNVSLFAVSGITFYLIGYNLMYTGVDGGYMGTFAVWYPDDTAALAGDFSAGYAAASDWFFQMVFVATAASIVSGTLAERIKFWPFMIFAVVLTAILYPVTGSWQWGGGWLSERGFSDFAGSTLVHSVGGWAALSGALLLGARHGRFTSDGRSHPMPGSSLPLATLGTFILWLGWFGFNGGSQLAMGSGADVIAIANIFINTNVAACGGVFTAMLASRLLFKKIDLTLALNGAIGGLVAITAEPLAPTLTVALIVGGIGGILVVVTVPILDHLKIDDVVGAIPAHLVCGIWGTLAVAISNPDTTFATQALGAASIGAFIFVTSSVIWFILRATVGIRIHPEDEAVGIDQAEIGMEAYPEFGPSAVV from the coding sequence ATGCCAATTCGTAATCGCTATTCAGGGCTGAAGGGATGGACGGTCCCGCCCCTCGCGGCAATACCGGCACTGCTGTGGGGCGTTGCCGCGAATGCGCAGGATGTGGGCGAGGCCGTCGCCGCGGCGGCACCCACCGGGGTCACACCCGAAGTCGCCTATATCCTCAATACCTTCCTGTTCCTGGTCGCCGGCTTTCTCGTCATGTTCATGGCGGCAGGCTTCGCGATGCTCGAAGCCGGTCTCGTGCGCAAGCGCAGCGTCGGCGTGCAGTGCCTCAAGAACGTCTCGCTCTTCGCCGTGTCCGGCATCACGTTCTATCTCATCGGCTACAACCTCATGTACACTGGCGTTGACGGTGGCTACATGGGGACGTTTGCCGTCTGGTATCCCGATGATACGGCGGCACTGGCCGGGGATTTCAGTGCCGGCTATGCAGCAGCGTCCGACTGGTTCTTCCAGATGGTGTTCGTCGCCACGGCCGCGTCCATCGTCTCCGGCACGCTGGCCGAACGCATCAAGTTCTGGCCCTTCATGATCTTTGCGGTCGTGCTGACCGCCATCCTCTATCCCGTCACCGGATCCTGGCAGTGGGGCGGCGGCTGGCTCTCCGAGCGCGGCTTCTCGGACTTCGCCGGCTCGACACTGGTCCATTCGGTCGGCGGCTGGGCAGCCCTCTCCGGCGCCCTGCTCCTTGGAGCACGTCACGGCCGGTTCACCAGCGACGGCCGCTCGCATCCCATGCCGGGCAGCTCCCTGCCGCTGGCGACGCTCGGCACGTTCATCCTCTGGCTCGGCTGGTTCGGCTTCAATGGCGGTTCCCAGCTCGCCATGGGTTCGGGCGCGGATGTCATCGCCATCGCCAATATCTTCATCAACACCAATGTCGCGGCCTGTGGCGGCGTGTTCACGGCAATGCTGGCAAGCCGGCTGCTGTTCAAGAAGATCGACCTGACCCTCGCCCTCAACGGCGCGATCGGCGGCCTGGTCGCGATCACGGCCGAACCCCTGGCCCCGACGCTGACCGTTGCGCTCATCGTCGGCGGCATTGGCGGCATTCTCGTCGTCGTCACCGTCCCCATCCTCGACCATCTCAAGATCGACGATGTCGTCGGCGCCATCCCGGCCCATCTCGTGTGCGGGATCTGGGGAACGCTGGCCGTCGCCATCAGCAATCCCGACACGACCTTCGCCACGCAGGCCCTCGGCGCCGCGTCCATCGGCGCGTTCATCTTCGTCACCTCTTCGGTGATCTGGTTCATCCTGCGCGCCACGGTCGGCATCCGCATTCATCCCGAAGATGAAGCCGTCGGCATCGACCAGGCGGAAATCGGGATGGAAGCCTATCCGGAGTTTGGCCCAAGCGCTGTGGTCTGA
- a CDS encoding neutral zinc metallopeptidase yields the protein MRLGRSRRSSNIEDRRGMGGGIGAGGSGGLRVGRVAGRGGIGVIVLALIAMFFGVDPSIVLGIFGGGGGSGYVQQQSSAPTGTPSAGDSRADFVAAVLGETEDVWNPVFRQLGRDYREPTLVLFDGQVASACGMASAATGPFYCPGDQKVYLDLSFFDDLTNRFGAPGDFAEAYVVAHEVGHHVQTLLGISQQVQQARAQASEADANHYSVMLELQADCFAGVWARQAHEKRQILEKGDVREGLDAAAAIGDDRLQKQARGYVVPDSFTHGSSEQRVRWFETGLDAGDINACDTFSANNL from the coding sequence GTGCGCCTCGGACGTAGCAGACGAAGCAGCAATATCGAGGATCGCCGTGGCATGGGCGGCGGTATCGGCGCGGGAGGCAGTGGAGGCCTGCGGGTTGGCAGGGTTGCCGGGCGCGGGGGTATCGGCGTCATTGTCCTGGCGCTCATCGCCATGTTCTTCGGCGTCGACCCGAGTATCGTGCTGGGCATTTTCGGCGGTGGTGGCGGCAGCGGCTACGTGCAGCAGCAGTCGTCGGCGCCGACCGGCACACCTTCGGCCGGCGACAGCCGGGCCGATTTCGTCGCCGCCGTGCTTGGCGAGACCGAGGATGTATGGAATCCTGTCTTCCGCCAGCTGGGCCGCGACTATCGCGAGCCGACCTTGGTGCTGTTCGACGGACAGGTGGCGTCGGCCTGCGGGATGGCCAGTGCGGCTACCGGGCCGTTCTATTGTCCTGGCGACCAGAAGGTGTATCTCGATCTCTCGTTCTTCGACGACCTGACGAACCGTTTCGGTGCGCCGGGCGACTTTGCCGAGGCCTATGTCGTGGCCCATGAAGTCGGGCATCATGTGCAGACGCTGCTGGGTATCTCGCAACAGGTCCAGCAGGCCCGTGCGCAGGCTTCGGAAGCCGATGCCAATCATTATTCGGTGATGCTCGAACTGCAGGCCGACTGCTTTGCCGGTGTCTGGGCGCGGCAGGCGCATGAAAAGCGGCAGATCCTCGAAAAGGGCGACGTGCGCGAGGGGCTGGATGCGGCAGCGGCCATCGGCGATGACCGGCTGCAGAAGCAGGCCCGCGGATATGTCGTTCCCGACAGCTTCACCCATGGCAGTTCGGAGCAGCGGGTGCGCTGGTTCGAAACGGGTCTCGATGCCGGTGACATCAACGCATGCGACACGTTCAGCGCCAACAATTTGTGA
- a CDS encoding allophanate hydrolase subunit 1 — MISRLGLTGALVSFGDRLDEEANRAAVAFRARIEAEDLEVIEETSTSLTSVFVRFDALRTDYETIADCLLSLLEERDWMTAELPVGRRLWRIPVTFGGEHGPQLEEVASLAGVRAEQAVQELTGQNVRVLALGFAPGQPYLGILPERWNIPRQAGLTPQVPEGALVVAVRQFVLFTIASPTGWRQVGRTAFRCFRPAEDPPFPLRPGDEVRFVAVSAEEMARIEASTGDGSGGAMTEPLP; from the coding sequence ATGATCTCCCGACTTGGCCTGACGGGTGCGCTGGTGTCATTCGGCGATCGGCTGGACGAGGAGGCCAACCGTGCAGCCGTCGCCTTTCGTGCCCGGATCGAGGCCGAGGACCTTGAGGTCATCGAGGAGACCTCGACCTCGCTGACTTCAGTGTTTGTCCGGTTCGATGCGCTTCGTACCGACTACGAGACAATCGCGGATTGCCTGCTGTCTCTTCTTGAAGAACGGGACTGGATGACTGCGGAATTGCCGGTGGGCCGGCGCCTCTGGCGAATTCCGGTGACCTTCGGCGGTGAACATGGTCCACAACTGGAAGAAGTCGCGTCGCTGGCGGGTGTCAGGGCCGAGCAGGCGGTACAGGAACTGACCGGGCAGAACGTGCGCGTACTGGCACTGGGCTTTGCGCCGGGACAGCCCTATCTGGGCATCCTTCCCGAACGCTGGAATATTCCCCGTCAGGCCGGCCTGACGCCGCAGGTCCCCGAGGGCGCACTCGTCGTCGCGGTGCGCCAGTTCGTGTTGTTCACCATTGCCTCGCCCACGGGCTGGCGGCAGGTGGGTCGTACCGCGTTTCGCTGCTTCCGTCCCGCCGAAGATCCCCCCTTCCCGCTGCGGCCTGGCGACGAGGTGCGGTTTGTGGCCGTCAGTGCGGAGGAAATGGCGCGGATCGAGGCATCGACCGGCGATGGTTCAGGAGGTGCCATGACGGAACCCCTGCCGTGA